A genomic window from Salvelinus sp. IW2-2015 unplaced genomic scaffold, ASM291031v2 Un_scaffold19, whole genome shotgun sequence includes:
- the LOC112067997 gene encoding uncharacterized protein isoform X1, with product MKDDSVTTTHAARAAPSQTLEEEVGGAEVSDVSDSSLMPTKALEKIPSLLPGKNLIEEDILICSTPWATVISPQTLKFILHGIMCRLEASESPQTRRANDPFRLMKDLFLEVQHALKYADISVVFGLEESIQFIGENAVKAIVKTAAQRLSLRSDSNRAQLRAARSGGEGAIRCMADTITQVIDDYSEDWSSDCHFGARRSRASGRSHSSTSSRSDITLTEELLARRETLEEDLEEMADDSTGLEKTIVSSAISEKSQVISYISESTESISCALFTDLEYITSTHVRQTRTSRSFSYLGCLIVRHRLKSVSLSTKEKEEAMKEEVRKSGKKKPGNNKDQKKNKVSPLGNDSKSSFLFSQHVHLSSAHYCNVRTGDYDEIIRVLFISH from the exons ATGAAGGACGACTCTGTGACGACCACCCATGCAGCAAGGGCAGCTCCTTCCCAGACCCTGGAAGAAGAGGTGGGGGGAGCTGAG GTGTCCGACGTGAGTGACAGCTCCCTGATGCCCACCAAGGCCCTTGAGAAGATTCCCTCCCTCCTACCAGGCAAGAATCTTATTGAGGAGGACATCCTCATTTGCAGCACTCCCTGGGCCACCGTCATAAGCCCCCAGACCCTGAAGTTTATCCTCCACGGCATCATGTGCCGACTGGAGGCCTCAGAGTCCCCCCAGACAAGGAGGGCCAATGACCCCTTCAGGCTGATGAAGGATCTCTTTCTGGAGGTCCAGCATGCCCTTAAGTATGCTGACATCTCTGTCGTCTTTGGCCTGGAGGAGAGCATCCAATTCATTGGGGAGAATGCGGTGAAGGCCATCGTGAAGACTGCAGCTCAAAGATTGTCCCTGCGTTCGGACTCCAACCGGGCTCAACTGCGTGCCGCACGCTCTGGTGGCGAGGGAGCCATCAGGTGCATGGCGGACACCATCACACAAGTCATAGATGACTATTCCGAGGACTGGAGTTCCGACTGCCATTTTGGAGCCAGGAGGAGCCGTGCTAGTGGGAGGTCACACTCCTCAACGTCCTCAAGGAGTGATATCACCCTCACCGAGGAGCTCCTGGCCCGGAGGGAAACCCTTGAAGAGGACCTAGAGGAGATGGCTGATGACAGCACTGGTTTGGAGAAGACCATTGTAAGCTCAGCCATCTCTGAGAAGTCTCAGGTAATTAGCTACATTTCTGAGAGCACCGAGTCCATCAGCTGTGCCCTCTTCACAGACCTCGAGTACATCACCTCCACACATGTGAGACAGACAAGAACCAGTAGATCGTTTAGTTATTTGGGCTGTTTGATTGTGAGGCATCGACTcaaatctgtttctctctctactaaGGAGAAGGAAGAGGCTATGAAGGAAGAAGTGAGGAAGTCAGGAAAGAAGAAGCCAGGTAATAACAAGGACCAGAAGAAGAACAAGGTGTCTCCTCTTGGCAATGATAGTAAGTCCTCATTTCTTTTCAGTCAACATGTGCATCTGTCTTCAGCACACTATTGTAATGTAAGGACGGGAGACTATGATGAAATTATCAGGGTCTTATTCATTAGCCACTAA
- the LOC112067997 gene encoding uncharacterized protein isoform X2, whose amino-acid sequence MKDDSVTTTHAARAAPSQTLEEEVGGAEVSDVSDSSLMPTKALEKIPSLLPGKNLIEEDILICSTPWATVISPQTLKFILHGIMCRLEASESPQTRRANDPFRLMKDLFLEVQHALKYADISVVFGLEESIQFIGENAVKAIVKTAAQRLSLRSDSNRAQLRAARSGGEGAIRCMADTITQVIDDYSEDWSSDCHFGARRSRASGRSHSSTSSRSDITLTEELLARRETLEEDLEEMADDSTGLEKTIVSSAISEKSQVISYISESTESISCALFTDLEYITSTHVRQTRTSRSFSYLGCLIVRHRLKSVSLSTKEKEEAMKEEVRKSGKKKPGNNKDQKKNKVSPLGNDSTVAADEPKKKQALFPRITAXLAKLFCFPCKKRCKK is encoded by the exons ATGAAGGACGACTCTGTGACGACCACCCATGCAGCAAGGGCAGCTCCTTCCCAGACCCTGGAAGAAGAGGTGGGGGGAGCTGAG GTGTCCGACGTGAGTGACAGCTCCCTGATGCCCACCAAGGCCCTTGAGAAGATTCCCTCCCTCCTACCAGGCAAGAATCTTATTGAGGAGGACATCCTCATTTGCAGCACTCCCTGGGCCACCGTCATAAGCCCCCAGACCCTGAAGTTTATCCTCCACGGCATCATGTGCCGACTGGAGGCCTCAGAGTCCCCCCAGACAAGGAGGGCCAATGACCCCTTCAGGCTGATGAAGGATCTCTTTCTGGAGGTCCAGCATGCCCTTAAGTATGCTGACATCTCTGTCGTCTTTGGCCTGGAGGAGAGCATCCAATTCATTGGGGAGAATGCGGTGAAGGCCATCGTGAAGACTGCAGCTCAAAGATTGTCCCTGCGTTCGGACTCCAACCGGGCTCAACTGCGTGCCGCACGCTCTGGTGGCGAGGGAGCCATCAGGTGCATGGCGGACACCATCACACAAGTCATAGATGACTATTCCGAGGACTGGAGTTCCGACTGCCATTTTGGAGCCAGGAGGAGCCGTGCTAGTGGGAGGTCACACTCCTCAACGTCCTCAAGGAGTGATATCACCCTCACCGAGGAGCTCCTGGCCCGGAGGGAAACCCTTGAAGAGGACCTAGAGGAGATGGCTGATGACAGCACTGGTTTGGAGAAGACCATTGTAAGCTCAGCCATCTCTGAGAAGTCTCAGGTAATTAGCTACATTTCTGAGAGCACCGAGTCCATCAGCTGTGCCCTCTTCACAGACCTCGAGTACATCACCTCCACACATGTGAGACAGACAAGAACCAGTAGATCGTTTAGTTATTTGGGCTGTTTGATTGTGAGGCATCGACTcaaatctgtttctctctctactaaGGAGAAGGAAGAGGCTATGAAGGAAGAAGTGAGGAAGTCAGGAAAGAAGAAGCCAGGTAATAACAAGGACCAGAAGAAGAACAAGGTGTCTCCTCTTGGCAATGATA GTACTGTGGCTGCAGATGAGCCAAAGAAAAAACAGGCTCTCTTCCCGCGGATCACAGCTGYCCTGGCAaaactattttgcttcccctgcaaAAAAAGATGCAAAAAGTAA